A stretch of Pogona vitticeps strain Pit_001003342236 chromosome 5, PviZW2.1, whole genome shotgun sequence DNA encodes these proteins:
- the LRP2BP gene encoding LRP2-binding protein isoform X1: MKLSSEPLPQKCSKESILQTVSKIQNGELEGLKWLSNSENYTHDFLLAKAEEQLEKRIQTGDPLACFLKGQLYFEEGWYEEALLQFQQNTDFQSMYQLGVMYYDGLGTPADPKKGVEYMEKIINSDSPKARHLKFAAAFNLGRAYYEGCGTVISEKEAERLWYFAADHGNPKASIKAQTALGMLYSARHPKELKKAFFWHSEACGNGSLESQGILGLMYLYGHGIRQNLKAALECLNQASDRGNVYAKGHLVEYYYKRKFYTKAAEFAKRTVENDDVEKIAKETDCLPFYIARGLAMASFYLARCLQLGLGTQQDLAAAKRYYSKACRLDPAMAADLELTANHGRI, encoded by the exons ATGAAGCTGAGCAGTGAGCCTCTGCCTCAAaaatgcagcaaggaatccattcTCCAGACTGTTTCAAAGATCCAGAATGGTGAACTGGAAGGACTGAAATGGCTCAGCAACTCAG agaatTACACTCATGATTTTCTGCTTGCAAAGGCTGAGGAACAGTTGGAAAAACGGATTCAAACTGGAGACCCTCTAGCATGTTTTCTCAAAGGGCAGCTGTATTTTGAAGAG GGATGGTATGAGGAAGCCTTACTGCAATTTCAACAGAACACAGATTTTCAGTCCATGTATCAGTTAGGTGTAATGTATTATGATGGATTGGGGACCCCAGCAGATCCT AAAAAAGGAGTGGAATATATGGAGAAGATTATCAATTCCGACTCCCCTAAAGCAAGACATTTAAAGTTTGCTGCCGCATTCAACCTTGGCAGAGCTTACTATGAGGGATGTGGAACTGTGATTTCTGAGAAAGAGGCTGAACG ATTATGGTATTTTGCTGCAGACCATGGGAACCCAAAGGCAAGCATAAAGGCTCAAACTGCCCTTGGGATGTTATATTCAGCACGGCACCCAAAAGAGCTGAAAAAG GCATTCTTTTGGCATTCAGAAGCCTGTGGGAATGGAAGCCTGGAATCTCAGGGCATCCTTGGTCTTATGTACCTTTATGGACATGGTATACGTCAGAATTTAAAGGCTGCTCTGGAGTGTTTGAATCAAGCATCAGATCGTGGAAATGTCTATGCTAAAGGTCATTTAGTGGAGTATTACTACAAAAGAAAATTTTATACAAAAGCTGCTGAGTTTGCCAAAAG AACCGTGGAGAATGATGATGTTGAAAAGATAGCAAAGGAAACAGATTGCCTTCCGTTTTACATTGCCAGAGGGCTTGCAATGGCTTCCTTCTACTTAGCTAGATGTCTTCAACTTGGCCTAGGAACACAACAAGATTTAGCAGCAGCTAAAAGATACTACTCTAAG gcATGCAGACTGGACCCTGCAATGGCTGCTGATCTTGAATTGACAGCTAATCATGGAAGGATTTAG
- the LRP2BP gene encoding LRP2-binding protein isoform X2: MYQLGVMYYDGLGTPADPKKGVEYMEKIINSDSPKARHLKFAAAFNLGRAYYEGCGTVISEKEAERLWYFAADHGNPKASIKAQTALGMLYSARHPKELKKAFFWHSEACGNGSLESQGILGLMYLYGHGIRQNLKAALECLNQASDRGNVYAKGHLVEYYYKRKFYTKAAEFAKRTVENDDVEKIAKETDCLPFYIARGLAMASFYLARCLQLGLGTQQDLAAAKRYYSKACRLDPAMAADLELTANHGRI, translated from the exons ATGTATCAGTTAGGTGTAATGTATTATGATGGATTGGGGACCCCAGCAGATCCT AAAAAAGGAGTGGAATATATGGAGAAGATTATCAATTCCGACTCCCCTAAAGCAAGACATTTAAAGTTTGCTGCCGCATTCAACCTTGGCAGAGCTTACTATGAGGGATGTGGAACTGTGATTTCTGAGAAAGAGGCTGAACG ATTATGGTATTTTGCTGCAGACCATGGGAACCCAAAGGCAAGCATAAAGGCTCAAACTGCCCTTGGGATGTTATATTCAGCACGGCACCCAAAAGAGCTGAAAAAG GCATTCTTTTGGCATTCAGAAGCCTGTGGGAATGGAAGCCTGGAATCTCAGGGCATCCTTGGTCTTATGTACCTTTATGGACATGGTATACGTCAGAATTTAAAGGCTGCTCTGGAGTGTTTGAATCAAGCATCAGATCGTGGAAATGTCTATGCTAAAGGTCATTTAGTGGAGTATTACTACAAAAGAAAATTTTATACAAAAGCTGCTGAGTTTGCCAAAAG AACCGTGGAGAATGATGATGTTGAAAAGATAGCAAAGGAAACAGATTGCCTTCCGTTTTACATTGCCAGAGGGCTTGCAATGGCTTCCTTCTACTTAGCTAGATGTCTTCAACTTGGCCTAGGAACACAACAAGATTTAGCAGCAGCTAAAAGATACTACTCTAAG gcATGCAGACTGGACCCTGCAATGGCTGCTGATCTTGAATTGACAGCTAATCATGGAAGGATTTAG
- the ANKRD37 gene encoding ankyrin repeat domain-containing protein 37 isoform X1, which yields MLLLDCNTEPAGLTHLLEEGTEVNIAADAFVQSPAHLAAHGGNAFFLLWQLQTGANVNEQDWLGEAPIHKAAKVGSLECLVLLVASHASIDLRNKNGQTAEDLALALRFLDCAHFLMTVKQIKNRKTVAQPCYSLNSNEENLSSNAATRQKRAWAINRSISKKRMRSNGIFNLQ from the exons ATGTTACTGTTGGACTGCAATACAGAG CCTGCTGGCCTGACCCACCTTCTAGAAGAAGGGACAGAAGTCAACATAGCTGCTGATGCTTTTGTCCAATCTCCAGCTCATCTGGCTGCTCATGGAGGAAATGCTTTCTTCCTACTTTGGCAACTGCAGACAGGAGCCAATGTGAACGAACAG GATTGGCTTGGGGAAGCTCCAATTCACAAGGCAgctaaggttgggagtttggagtGTCTTGTTTTACTTGTCGCCAGTCATGCCAGCATTGA CTTGCGCAATAAGAATGGTCAAACAGCAGAAGACTTGGCACTGGCTTTGAGATTTCTGGATTGTGCCCACTTCCTCATGACAGTGAAGCAAATTAAGAACAGGAAAACAGTAGCACAACCTTGTTATTCTCTGAACAGCAATGAGGAGAACTTGTCCAGCAATGCTGCAACAAGACAGAAACGAGCATGGGCAATCAACAGATCCATAAGCAAGAAGAGAATGAGATCAAATGGTATATTTAATCTGCAGTAG
- the ANKRD37 gene encoding ankyrin repeat domain-containing protein 37 isoform X2: protein MLLLDCNTEPAGLTHLLEEGTEVNIAADAFVQSPAHLAAHGGNAFFLLWQLQTGANVNEQDWLGEAPIHKAAKVGSLECLVLLVASHASIDLRNKNGQTAEDLALALRFLDCAHFLMTVKQIKNRKTVAQPCYSLNSNEENLSSNAATRQKRAWAINRSISKKRMRSNV, encoded by the exons ATGTTACTGTTGGACTGCAATACAGAG CCTGCTGGCCTGACCCACCTTCTAGAAGAAGGGACAGAAGTCAACATAGCTGCTGATGCTTTTGTCCAATCTCCAGCTCATCTGGCTGCTCATGGAGGAAATGCTTTCTTCCTACTTTGGCAACTGCAGACAGGAGCCAATGTGAACGAACAG GATTGGCTTGGGGAAGCTCCAATTCACAAGGCAgctaaggttgggagtttggagtGTCTTGTTTTACTTGTCGCCAGTCATGCCAGCATTGA CTTGCGCAATAAGAATGGTCAAACAGCAGAAGACTTGGCACTGGCTTTGAGATTTCTGGATTGTGCCCACTTCCTCATGACAGTGAAGCAAATTAAGAACAGGAAAACAGTAGCACAACCTTGTTATTCTCTGAACAGCAATGAGGAGAACTTGTCCAGCAATGCTGCAACAAGACAGAAACGAGCATGGGCAATCAACAGATCCATAAGCAAGAAGAGAATGAGATCAAATG